One window of the Suricata suricatta isolate VVHF042 chromosome 7, meerkat_22Aug2017_6uvM2_HiC, whole genome shotgun sequence genome contains the following:
- the LOC115295314 gene encoding testis-specific Y-encoded-like protein 1, with translation MRGQDGPETPPFPESRSLTTLDHTPGDAGPHRCLKLREETEASPVMAEASEGSLQTVALPPPQLPEERAAFHAPAGCGQTPQIGGRGDRGFLANEAGRAEAPPLTEGLEAGSDNSLKNGCQRGEPRGPGGEKPSGTCGAAMSGYEVLEEVKASEVETETCTIFSVAVDEVVEKEGMKQEEIVEKEGVEVMEQKMEIEKQVGEEIEMVEENRAVEEVKEEAGLRPLYMDLRMNPLEAIQQEL, from the coding sequence ATGAGGGGCCAGGATGGGCCTGAGACGCCTCCTTTTCCCGAAAGCCGCAGTCTTACGACTCTTGACCATACCCCAGGAGACGCCGGCCCACACCGGTGCCTGAAACTccgtgaggaaactgaggcgtcACCGGTGATGGCGGAGGCGAGTGAGGGGAGCTTGCAGACCGTCGCGCTCCCACCGCCTCAGCTTCCAGAGGAGCGGGCAGCCTTCCACGCACCCGCGGGCTGTGGCCAAACTCCCCAGATCGGAGGCCGTGGAGATCGAGGTTTCCTAGCGAACGAAGCCGGGCGGGCGGAGGCTCCGCCTCTTACTGAAGGCCTGGAAGCCGGGTCCGACAACAGCTTGAAAAATGGCTGTCAGCGTGGAGAGCCGCGCGGCCCAGGTGGGGAGAAGCCCTCAGGGACCTGTGGTGCAGCGATGTCGGGGTATGAGGTGTTGGAAGAGGTGAAGGCCAGTGAAGTGGAGACTGAAACGTGCACCATTTTCTCGGTAGCAGTGGATGAGGTGGTGGAGAAGGAAGGCATGAAGCAAGAGGAGATAGTGGAGAAAGAAGGAGTGGAGGTGATGGAGCAGAAGATGGAGATAGAGAAGCAAGtaggggaagaaatagaaatggtgGAGGAAAATAGAGCGGTAgaggaggtgaaggaggaagCGGGGCTCCGACCCTTGTATATGGATCTCCGCATGAACCCCCTGGAAGCCATCCAACAGGAACTG